From Calothrix sp. PCC 6303, a single genomic window includes:
- a CDS encoding N-acetylmuramoyl-L-alanine amidase: MGRIFISAAHGGKEGGKIDPGAIAGGTTEAREMILLRDAIVTELRSRNSEVLSVPDDLSAQNTITWINSRARSLDVAIEIHANAAPSPSVRGASVFFITDNNERRNHAELMLLSLLKTVPQLPSRGSKPDSESGTGGLAFCRRTSIASLQMQVIFLSSPEDRLLLQTRRRDFAKGIAEGLIAWSRLIDPGTQPVPNPTYPEITININGQNYKEKGILVNGNAYIPIDLVERLRVDLAKIVNILRITYRKIVYIKAIELRDFQVAVGWDAATRTVKLRSALIITPGQIDKIISNGNTTEAQLKTFLNDNNENALNQFPDIPKLYREEAAIEGVNYDIAFSHMCFETAFLRFGGDIQAQQNNFAGLGTVGGEPASFESARIGVRAHIQHLKAYASTEALKQEIVDPRFRFVPRGAAPTIEKLSGLWSADLDYGAKIIGTLEQLYQSAGLL; the protein is encoded by the coding sequence ATGGGACGTATTTTTATTTCGGCGGCACATGGGGGTAAGGAAGGGGGGAAGATAGATCCAGGTGCTATTGCTGGGGGGACAACCGAAGCACGGGAGATGATATTGCTTAGAGATGCCATTGTAACCGAATTGCGATCGCGTAACTCGGAAGTGCTATCTGTTCCCGATGATTTGAGCGCTCAGAACACAATTACTTGGATCAATTCTAGAGCGCGATCGCTTGATGTTGCCATCGAAATTCATGCTAATGCTGCCCCTAGTCCTTCTGTGCGTGGTGCCAGTGTTTTTTTTATTACTGATAATAACGAACGGCGAAACCATGCCGAATTAATGTTACTATCCCTACTAAAAACTGTACCTCAGCTACCTAGTCGAGGCAGTAAGCCAGATAGCGAATCAGGAACAGGAGGATTAGCATTTTGTCGTCGCACCAGTATTGCTTCCCTACAAATGCAGGTAATTTTTCTCAGTAGTCCCGAAGATCGATTACTTTTACAGACTCGTCGTCGTGATTTTGCCAAAGGTATAGCTGAAGGATTAATTGCCTGGAGTCGTCTTATAGATCCTGGCACTCAACCGGTACCTAACCCGACGTATCCGGAAATTACTATTAATATTAACGGTCAAAATTATAAGGAAAAAGGCATATTAGTAAACGGTAATGCCTACATACCCATTGACTTAGTTGAACGTCTAAGAGTTGATTTAGCCAAAATAGTTAATATCCTTCGCATCACCTATCGAAAAATTGTTTATATCAAAGCAATTGAATTACGTGATTTCCAAGTTGCAGTTGGATGGGATGCCGCAACCCGTACAGTAAAATTACGCTCTGCTTTAATTATTACTCCTGGTCAAATTGATAAAATTATTTCTAACGGGAACACTACGGAAGCCCAACTCAAAACCTTTTTAAATGATAATAATGAAAATGCCTTAAATCAATTTCCTGACATTCCCAAGTTATATCGAGAAGAGGCTGCAATTGAAGGCGTAAACTACGATATAGCCTTTTCTCACATGTGCTTTGAAACTGCTTTTTTACGGTTTGGGGGAGATATTCAAGCACAACAAAACAACTTTGCTGGATTGGGAACAGTTGGTGGTGAACCGGCTTCCTTTGAAAGTGCCAGAATTGGAGTTAGAGCGCATATACAACATTTAAAAGCCTATGCTAGTACCGAAGCCTTAAAACAGGAAATTGTCGATCCCAGATTTAGATTTGTCCCCCGTGGTGCAGCACCAACAATTGAAAAATTATCAGGACTTTGGTCAGCAGATTTAGATTATGGAGCGAAAATAATCGGCACCTTAGAACAACTTTATCAATCAGCTGGATTACTTTAG
- the dnaG gene encoding DNA primase has product MQIPRLHPDTIDQVKQRADIYDVVSEHVVLRKRGKDYVGLCPFHDEKSPSFTVSPSKQMFYCFGCQAAGNSIKFLMDLQKRSFPDVVLDLARRYQVSVQTLAPEERQELQRQLSLREQLYEVLAATARFYQHALKSPQNSPAMEYLREKRQFNDETIQKFNLGYAPAGWETLYRYLVEDRHYPVQLVEKAGLIKPRKENSGYYDVFRDRIMIPICDIMGRVIAFGGRTMKDEQPKYLNSPETELFNKGKTLFALDQAKNGIGQLDQTVVVEGYFDAIALHANGINNAVASLGTALSIDQIRMALRYSDSKQLVLNFDADKAGTNAAQRAIGEVADLAYKGELQLKILNMPDGKDADEFLRTHSPQDYRQLLDDAPLWLDWQIQKITKDRDLKQASDFQQVSQELVKLLKNIANNDTRSYYVSHCAEILSLGDTRLIPLRVENLLTQIAPKPEYRAKLTVVKPESRKSNPTTGEHSLLEQAEALLLKIYLHCPGQREEIIDALDVGDLQFSLSHHRFLWQQILEIPDATGRDLISRVQDRCLEFPDELSLVLHLFHLDEKSQKEIIRTPQVVQATVACMEKVLCEKRLLYFKDLWEKIDPEIEPEQDKVYCEAFYREKMRLQELQNQRLFSIIDLL; this is encoded by the coding sequence ATGCAAATCCCACGCTTGCACCCTGATACAATTGATCAAGTTAAACAACGGGCTGACATTTATGATGTGGTGTCAGAACATGTTGTTCTACGCAAACGTGGTAAGGATTATGTTGGATTATGTCCCTTCCACGATGAAAAATCCCCAAGTTTTACAGTCAGTCCTTCAAAGCAGATGTTTTACTGCTTTGGTTGTCAAGCTGCCGGAAATTCCATCAAATTTCTGATGGATTTACAAAAGCGTTCATTTCCCGACGTGGTATTGGACTTAGCGCGACGCTACCAAGTTTCGGTACAAACCCTCGCACCGGAGGAAAGACAGGAGTTACAACGTCAGCTATCCCTACGAGAACAACTGTATGAAGTCTTAGCAGCAACAGCTAGGTTTTATCAACACGCTTTGAAATCTCCCCAAAATTCCCCAGCGATGGAATATCTCCGGGAAAAACGCCAATTTAACGATGAAACCATCCAAAAGTTTAATTTAGGTTATGCCCCTGCCGGATGGGAAACCCTGTATCGTTATTTGGTGGAAGATAGGCATTACCCGGTACAATTAGTTGAAAAGGCTGGGTTAATTAAACCGAGAAAGGAAAACAGCGGCTACTATGACGTGTTCCGCGATCGCATTATGATTCCCATCTGCGATATTATGGGACGGGTGATTGCTTTTGGTGGTAGAACCATGAAAGACGAGCAACCCAAATATTTGAATTCACCCGAAACTGAGTTATTTAATAAGGGTAAAACCTTATTTGCTTTAGATCAAGCCAAAAACGGTATCGGACAGTTAGATCAAACCGTAGTAGTGGAAGGATACTTCGATGCGATCGCACTCCACGCCAATGGTATAAATAATGCGGTGGCTTCTTTAGGAACGGCACTCAGTATTGACCAAATTCGTATGGCTTTACGCTACAGCGATTCCAAGCAGTTGGTACTAAATTTCGATGCTGACAAAGCTGGAACAAATGCTGCTCAAAGGGCAATTGGGGAAGTTGCAGATTTAGCCTATAAAGGTGAATTACAGCTAAAAATCCTAAATATGCCCGATGGCAAAGATGCCGACGAATTCCTACGCACCCATTCACCCCAAGACTATCGTCAGCTTTTAGATGATGCTCCCCTTTGGCTCGATTGGCAAATTCAAAAAATCACCAAAGACAGGGATTTAAAGCAAGCAAGTGACTTTCAACAGGTTTCCCAAGAACTAGTAAAATTACTGAAAAATATAGCAAATAACGATACTAGAAGCTATTATGTTTCTCACTGTGCCGAAATCCTCAGCTTAGGTGACACCAGATTAATACCTCTACGAGTAGAAAATCTCCTCACACAAATTGCGCCAAAACCCGAATATCGAGCAAAATTAACTGTAGTCAAGCCAGAAAGTCGCAAATCTAACCCAACCACCGGGGAACATAGTTTATTAGAACAAGCAGAAGCTTTATTACTCAAAATATATTTACATTGTCCTGGACAGAGAGAAGAAATTATAGATGCTTTAGATGTTGGAGACTTACAATTTAGTCTTTCTCACCATCGTTTTTTGTGGCAACAGATATTAGAAATACCTGATGCAACAGGAAGAGATTTAATTTCCCGTGTCCAAGATAGGTGTTTAGAATTTCCCGACGAATTAAGCTTGGTTTTACATCTGTTTCATTTAGATGAAAAAAGTCAAAAGGAAATTATCCGAACTCCCCAGGTAGTTCAAGCAACCGTTGCCTGTATGGAAAAGGTATTATGTGAAAAACGCCTGTTGTATTTTAAAGATTTGTGGGAAAAAATAGATCCCGAAATAGAACCAGAACAAGATAAGGTTTATTGCGAGGCTTTTTACCGAGAGAAAATGCGATTACAAGAACTTCAAAATCAGCGTTTATTCTCAATTATCGACTTACTTTAA
- a CDS encoding isoaspartyl peptidase/L-asparaginase, with amino-acid sequence MQPKLIIHGGAGSSLKGKGGVDAVRRSLHQIIEEVYPLLLSGGSAKDAVVLGCKLLEDNPRFNAGTGSVLQSDGQIRMSAALMDGMSQSFSGVINISRVKNPIELAQYLQNSSDRVLSDYGATELARELQIPSYNGLTDLRLNEWILERQDNFQRSMAGVVAEPELAETSDRRGTIGVVALDTEGNLVVGTSTGGKGFERIGRVSDSAMPAGNYATKYAAVSCTGIGEDIIDECLAARVVVRVTDGMSLEAAMQKTFDEATKNQRDLGAIALSGDGAIAWGKTCQVLLAAYHDGNRISDTLELSEKAQIGVAA; translated from the coding sequence GTGCAGCCAAAATTAATTATTCATGGGGGAGCAGGTAGTTCGCTCAAAGGAAAAGGTGGGGTTGATGCGGTTAGGCGATCGCTTCATCAGATTATTGAGGAAGTTTACCCACTGTTATTATCTGGTGGCAGTGCTAAGGATGCTGTAGTTTTGGGTTGCAAATTGCTGGAAGATAACCCACGCTTTAATGCTGGTACTGGTTCGGTGTTGCAATCGGATGGGCAAATTCGTATGAGTGCTGCACTCATGGATGGGATGTCTCAAAGTTTTAGCGGTGTGATTAATATTTCACGGGTGAAAAACCCGATTGAGTTAGCGCAATACCTCCAGAATTCTAGCGATCGCGTGTTGTCTGATTACGGTGCTACAGAATTGGCAAGGGAGTTACAAATTCCTAGCTACAATGGTTTAACTGATTTACGTCTCAATGAATGGATTCTAGAACGTCAAGACAATTTTCAACGCTCTATGGCTGGGGTGGTGGCAGAACCGGAATTAGCGGAAACTAGCGATCGCCGTGGCACTATTGGGGTTGTCGCTTTGGACACTGAGGGTAATTTAGTTGTTGGTACATCTACTGGTGGCAAGGGTTTTGAACGGATTGGACGTGTTAGTGATTCGGCGATGCCTGCTGGTAATTATGCAACTAAGTATGCAGCGGTCAGCTGTACAGGAATTGGTGAAGATATCATTGATGAATGTTTAGCTGCACGGGTTGTAGTCAGGGTGACGGATGGGATGTCATTAGAAGCAGCAATGCAAAAAACCTTTGATGAAGCCACCAAAAATCAACGAGATTTAGGTGCAATTGCCCTTTCTGGGGATGGTGCGATCGCATGGGGGAAAACATGCCAAGTTTTATTGGCTGCATACCACGATGGAAATCGAATTAGCGACACTTTGGAGCTATCAGAAAAAGCCCAAATCGGAGTTGCGGCGTAA
- a CDS encoding DUF2256 domain-containing protein, which produces MGRARSKSDLPTKMCPVCQRPFTWRKKWEDCWDEVKYCSDRCRRRRSQATNNTDNQQSS; this is translated from the coding sequence ATGGGACGCGCTCGTTCTAAATCTGACTTACCAACAAAGATGTGCCCAGTTTGCCAGCGTCCGTTTACCTGGCGCAAAAAGTGGGAAGATTGTTGGGACGAAGTTAAATATTGCTCAGACCGATGCCGTCGTCGCCGTTCTCAGGCTACAAATAATACAGATAATCAGCAAAGTAGTTAA
- a CDS encoding mechanosensitive ion channel family protein has translation MTEQLQFILPIVFCLLGLLGGIVGDTIIYSRFKEIITRKKIPGSQIIFTALHRMTFLWFALAGLYGAIISYPGFQPEIALTLKKIVTAIFLYSVTLVLARLSAGFVSLYIRKSANLPASLFSNIAKTTVLVLGTLILLQTLGVEITPIITTLGISGLAVGLALKDTLENLFSGFYLLISKQIRTGDYIKLDAAHEGYITDINWRNTTIKELSNNIIIVPNSKLASAIFTNYHLPAKEVTLTVNVGVDYESDLEHVEQVTVEVAKEVVEEVAPELIETIPFIRFQNFGDFSIDFKVYIRVNEFFDQRLARHIFIKKLHRRFQKEGIKIPFPIRELYDMSNHNIKNGSVKSQ, from the coding sequence ATGACAGAACAACTTCAATTTATTTTGCCCATTGTCTTTTGCCTCTTAGGACTATTAGGAGGAATTGTTGGTGACACCATCATCTACAGCAGATTCAAAGAAATTATTACCCGAAAAAAAATTCCTGGTAGTCAAATTATTTTTACTGCACTCCACAGGATGACTTTTCTTTGGTTTGCTTTAGCTGGTTTATATGGGGCAATTATTAGTTATCCTGGTTTTCAACCAGAGATTGCTTTAACTCTCAAGAAGATTGTTACAGCCATTTTTCTATATTCGGTGACTTTGGTACTTGCACGTTTGAGTGCTGGGTTTGTAAGTTTATATATTCGTAAATCGGCAAATCTCCCAGCTTCGCTATTTTCCAACATCGCCAAAACGACAGTTTTAGTTTTAGGAACACTAATTCTTCTGCAGACTCTGGGTGTAGAGATAACACCAATTATTACTACTTTGGGAATTAGTGGATTAGCTGTTGGTTTGGCGCTAAAAGATACATTAGAAAATCTCTTTTCTGGATTTTATCTGCTTATTTCTAAACAAATTAGAACTGGAGACTATATTAAACTTGATGCCGCCCATGAAGGATATATTACAGATATCAATTGGCGCAACACCACGATTAAAGAATTATCCAACAACATCATTATTGTTCCCAACTCCAAATTAGCTTCGGCAATTTTTACCAACTACCATCTTCCCGCTAAAGAAGTCACCCTAACTGTAAATGTGGGTGTTGACTATGAAAGTGATTTAGAGCATGTTGAACAAGTAACGGTAGAAGTAGCAAAAGAAGTAGTTGAAGAAGTGGCACCAGAATTAATTGAAACTATCCCATTTATTCGGTTTCAAAATTTTGGCGACTTTAGTATTGATTTTAAAGTATATATCCGAGTCAACGAATTTTTCGATCAACGCCTAGCAAGACATATTTTTATCAAGAAACTACATCGACGCTTTCAAAAAGAAGGAATCAAAATTCCTTTCCCGATACGTGAATTATATGATATGTCAAATCATAATATCAAAAATGGATCTGTCAAGTCACAGTAG
- a CDS encoding alpha/beta fold hydrolase, with product MITQQLSTPNTFEKQFWTWKGHKIQYTVLGEGKPLVLIHGFGASIGHWRKNIPVLAAAGYRVFAIDLLGFGGSDKALINYSVDVWVELLKDFWSEFIQEPTVFIGNSIGALISLTVLAEHPKISAGGVLINCAGGLNHRPHELNPPLRLVMSAFNKLVNSQTVGTFVFNRIRQKPQIRRTLFQVYSDRTAVTDELVELIYQPSCDPGAQKVFASILTAPPGKTPEELLPRVTQPLLLLWGEKDPWTPISGAKIFAEAENEGKNIKIVPIPNAGHCPHDEAPNLVNPEIIDWLQQLTLPIPPNN from the coding sequence GTGATTACTCAACAACTATCAACACCAAATACTTTTGAAAAGCAATTTTGGACTTGGAAAGGTCATAAAATCCAGTATACCGTCCTGGGTGAAGGAAAACCCTTGGTACTGATTCACGGTTTTGGTGCTTCCATTGGACATTGGCGGAAAAATATTCCAGTTTTAGCTGCTGCTGGTTATCGGGTGTTTGCTATCGATTTACTGGGTTTTGGTGGCTCAGATAAAGCACTAATCAACTACAGTGTGGATGTTTGGGTAGAACTGCTCAAGGATTTTTGGAGTGAATTTATCCAAGAACCAACAGTATTTATTGGTAACTCCATTGGTGCTTTGATTAGTTTAACAGTCTTGGCAGAACATCCAAAAATTTCCGCTGGTGGTGTTTTAATTAACTGTGCGGGAGGTTTAAACCATCGTCCCCATGAGTTAAATCCACCCCTACGCTTGGTAATGTCAGCCTTTAATAAATTGGTGAATAGTCAAACAGTAGGGACATTTGTCTTTAATCGCATTCGCCAAAAACCGCAAATTCGTCGTACCCTATTTCAAGTGTATAGCGATCGCACTGCCGTCACAGACGAGTTAGTAGAACTAATTTACCAACCATCCTGTGATCCTGGTGCCCAAAAAGTCTTCGCTTCCATCCTCACCGCACCCCCAGGCAAAACTCCAGAAGAATTACTACCGAGGGTGACACAACCACTTTTATTACTTTGGGGAGAAAAAGACCCCTGGACACCAATTAGCGGTGCCAAAATATTTGCAGAAGCAGAAAATGAAGGCAAGAATATCAAAATTGTCCCCATTCCCAACGCTGGACATTGCCCCCACGATGAAGCACCAAACCTAGTTAACCCCGAAATCATCGATTGGTTGCAACAACTTACCCTCCCAATTCCCCCCAATAATTAA
- a CDS encoding homocysteine biosynthesis protein — MRSLAEINDKITHQRAVVVTVEELKARVAEEGVAKLAKEVDVVTAGTFEPMESSGAIINLGHTDPPIKIRRGWLDGVPIYSGFGAVDLYIGASCPVEAQDGEEVRERGGGHVIEDLIAGKPVQLRALGQVTDCYPRATFETTITRETINQFYLFNPRNLYQNFIVGVNGGDRTLYTYLGLLQPRLGNAVYSNPGAISPLFNDPDLQAIGIGTKIFLGGSIGYIAWEGTQHFPLQKRLPNRTPIGPAATLALIGDAKQMDPHWVRGCYFKNYGPSLMLGVGIPIPVLNEEVIARCAVQDSEIVAPIVDFSIPRRVRPTFGLVSYAQLKSGRISIEGRAIRTAPLASMLFSRQVALELKQWIAKGEFTLTEAVAPISVERSFLPQDRWTEF; from the coding sequence ATGCGATCGCTTGCCGAAATAAACGATAAAATCACTCATCAACGTGCTGTCGTCGTCACTGTCGAAGAACTCAAAGCCCGAGTCGCTGAAGAAGGTGTTGCCAAACTTGCCAAAGAGGTTGATGTTGTCACCGCTGGAACCTTTGAACCAATGGAATCAAGTGGTGCCATAATTAACCTCGGTCACACTGACCCACCCATCAAAATCCGTCGCGGTTGGCTGGATGGAGTCCCGATTTATTCGGGATTTGGTGCTGTCGATTTATACATCGGTGCCAGTTGCCCCGTAGAAGCACAGGACGGGGAAGAAGTCAGAGAACGTGGTGGTGGTCATGTAATTGAAGACTTAATTGCCGGGAAGCCAGTACAATTACGGGCGCTCGGACAAGTAACCGATTGTTATCCCAGAGCGACATTTGAAACCACCATCACACGGGAAACAATCAATCAATTTTACCTATTCAATCCGCGAAACCTGTATCAAAACTTTATCGTCGGTGTGAACGGAGGCGATCGCACACTATATACTTACCTGGGTCTACTGCAACCACGTTTAGGAAATGCAGTCTACTCCAACCCCGGAGCCATTTCTCCCCTATTCAACGACCCCGATTTACAAGCAATTGGTATCGGCACAAAAATTTTCCTTGGTGGCAGCATCGGCTATATTGCCTGGGAAGGGACACAACACTTTCCACTGCAAAAACGCCTTCCCAATCGGACACCAATTGGTCCAGCGGCAACCTTAGCCCTAATTGGAGACGCAAAACAAATGGATCCTCATTGGGTTAGAGGTTGCTACTTCAAAAACTATGGACCCTCCCTCATGCTAGGTGTGGGGATACCCATACCCGTGCTAAACGAAGAAGTCATTGCCCGCTGTGCAGTCCAAGATTCAGAGATTGTTGCCCCAATCGTTGATTTTTCCATTCCTCGCCGTGTCCGTCCCACATTTGGCTTAGTTAGCTATGCTCAACTCAAATCAGGACGCATTTCCATCGAAGGTAGGGCAATACGCACAGCGCCTCTGGCAAGTATGCTTTTCTCTAGACAAGTAGCCTTAGAGTTAAAACAATGGATTGCCAAAGGCGAGTTTACATTAACCGAAGCAGTAGCGCCAATCTCAGTCGAGCGGTCATTTTTACCACAAGACCGTTGGACGGAATTTTAG
- a CDS encoding tetratricopeptide repeat protein, translated as MSQKRSWIVNVVLILSIFGFAAVSLVPLFSGAMGDSQSSANNTTDSGKNNSSPEAIKTKLQDEARGYESVLQKEPENQTALKGLLQARLQLLSLKQGKIQDVIEPLEKLAKLDPEETKYAVLLSQAKQQIGDKEGATQALRNVLETKPGNMEALQAMVGLLMTQKKPEAALGVLQDTLTKAPQINKLEPGTVDTVAIQVLMGNIHAEQKRYGKAFDIYDQAIKSAPKDHRPIWAKALVLKDQGKMEEAKPLFSNAAALAPAQYKDEINKTATEQPSPSPTASPSPTQAP; from the coding sequence GTGTCTCAAAAACGTAGTTGGATTGTTAATGTTGTTTTGATACTCAGTATTTTTGGTTTTGCTGCTGTGTCTTTGGTTCCTCTGTTCAGTGGTGCCATGGGAGATTCCCAAAGTTCCGCAAATAATACTACCGATAGTGGCAAAAATAATTCATCTCCCGAAGCCATTAAAACCAAGCTGCAAGATGAAGCCAGAGGTTATGAATCGGTTTTACAAAAAGAGCCAGAAAATCAAACTGCTCTCAAAGGTTTACTACAAGCTAGGTTACAGTTGCTCAGTCTCAAACAGGGTAAAATCCAAGATGTGATCGAACCATTGGAAAAGTTGGCAAAACTTGACCCAGAAGAAACTAAATATGCAGTATTACTATCACAGGCAAAACAGCAAATAGGTGACAAGGAAGGAGCTACTCAAGCCCTCCGCAATGTCTTGGAAACTAAGCCGGGTAATATGGAAGCACTCCAAGCAATGGTAGGGTTGTTGATGACTCAGAAAAAACCTGAAGCTGCTCTTGGGGTTCTCCAAGATACCCTCACCAAAGCACCTCAAATTAACAAACTGGAACCCGGTACAGTTGATACTGTAGCAATTCAAGTTCTCATGGGGAATATCCATGCCGAACAAAAGCGGTATGGAAAGGCTTTTGATATCTATGATCAAGCTATCAAAAGCGCACCCAAAGATCATCGCCCGATTTGGGCAAAAGCTCTAGTGTTGAAGGATCAGGGAAAAATGGAGGAAGCAAAACCTCTATTCTCTAATGCCGCTGCTTTAGCCCCAGCCCAATACAAAGACGAAATCAACAAAACTGCCACGGAGCAGCCTTCCCCCAGTCCTACGGCTTCCCCAAGCCCAACTCAGGCACCATAG
- a CDS encoding TMEM165/GDT1 family protein, whose protein sequence is MDLTAFTAGLSLITVSELGDKTFFIAMYLAMKHSRSLVFSAATAALAAMTILSVAMGRIASFLPLPANLLHHAEIALFLGFGVKLIYDAARMPKAISCDDVLEEAKEAVDKLEAENIKKNSPWAIWLEGFILTFVAEWGDRTQLATISLAIKYHPLGVSVGAILGHAICAAIAVTCGKLICGRISERQLTFIGGCLFILFGILAIFEK, encoded by the coding sequence GTGGATTTAACAGCTTTTACTGCGGGTTTATCACTAATTACGGTTTCGGAATTGGGTGATAAGACCTTTTTCATTGCGATGTATTTGGCAATGAAGCATTCTCGGAGTTTGGTTTTTTCTGCTGCTACGGCAGCTTTAGCGGCGATGACGATTTTGTCGGTTGCGATGGGACGAATAGCTTCGTTTTTACCATTACCTGCGAATTTACTCCACCATGCTGAAATTGCTTTATTTTTAGGATTTGGGGTGAAGCTAATCTATGATGCGGCACGGATGCCTAAAGCTATTAGTTGCGATGATGTTTTAGAAGAAGCAAAGGAAGCCGTTGATAAATTAGAGGCTGAAAATATCAAAAAAAATAGTCCTTGGGCAATTTGGTTAGAAGGGTTTATTTTAACCTTTGTGGCTGAGTGGGGCGATCGCACGCAACTGGCAACCATATCTCTAGCGATCAAATATCACCCACTTGGGGTTTCAGTGGGAGCGATTTTAGGACATGCGATCTGTGCTGCGATCGCAGTCACCTGCGGCAAGCTGATTTGCGGTAGAATTTCCGAACGCCAACTGACTTTTATCGGTGGATGTTTGTTTATTTTATTTGGGATTTTGGCGATATTTGAAAAATAG
- a CDS encoding RNA recognition motif domain-containing protein, producing MSIYVGNLSYEVEEEDLKRVFAEYGNVKRVQMPVDRETGRPRGFAFVEMEAETEETAAIEALDGAEWMGRSLKVNKAKPKSDSGSFGGGNRRNEGGGGGGYNRRF from the coding sequence ATGTCGATTTATGTTGGTAATTTGTCTTATGAGGTAGAAGAAGAAGACCTCAAACGTGTTTTCGCCGAGTACGGAAATGTTAAAAGAGTTCAAATGCCAGTAGATCGTGAAACTGGTAGACCCAGGGGATTTGCTTTTGTAGAGATGGAAGCCGAAACAGAAGAAACAGCGGCAATTGAAGCTTTAGACGGTGCTGAATGGATGGGACGTAGCTTGAAGGTAAATAAAGCCAAGCCGAAATCCGACAGCGGTTCTTTTGGTGGCGGCAACCGTCGCAACGAAGGCGGTGGCGGTGGTGGATATAACCGTCGTTTCTAG
- the rpsU gene encoding 30S ribosomal protein S21 encodes MTQIIVGENEGIESALRRFKRQVSKAEIFPDIKKHRHFETPLEKRKRKAVAKQKQRRRKFRTR; translated from the coding sequence ATGACTCAAATCATTGTCGGTGAAAATGAGGGGATTGAGTCCGCCTTACGCCGCTTCAAGCGGCAAGTTTCCAAGGCAGAGATTTTTCCTGACATTAAAAAGCACCGTCACTTTGAAACACCCTTAGAAAAACGTAAACGTAAAGCTGTAGCGAAGCAAAAACAACGCCGCAGAAAATTCCGTACACGCTAG